The Magnolia sinica isolate HGM2019 chromosome 10, MsV1, whole genome shotgun sequence genome includes a window with the following:
- the LOC131217186 gene encoding G-type lectin S-receptor-like serine/threonine-protein kinase At1g34300, whose protein sequence is MKMIRHVICCVKHAVVIFVKVIIIVVICYKREQRRNNAIRPDSRFQTIAMDKFLNDMEREKPIRFSSQQLRIATDNYIHLLGSGGFGAVYKGIFSNGTLVAVKVLKGTSNKRIEEQFMAEVSTMGRTHHFNLVRLYGFCFERDLQALVYEYMEKGSLDQILFRENKMIEWEKLMEIGVGTAKAIAYLHEECQQRIIHYDIKPGNILLDVNFRPKVADFGLAKLCNRDNTHMTMTGGRGTPGYAAPELWMPFPVTHKCDVYSFGMLLFEIVGRRRNLDINLSESQEWFPRWVWKKFERGEFGEMIVACGIEDRDREEVERMVTVALWCVQYRPHARPNMSVVVKMLEGGMEIPTPLNPFEHLVVGTPVQMIWGDSGFDTTSSQLTETTASSHVCATPVMRRYEIEIAST, encoded by the coding sequence ATGAAGATGATCAGACATGTCATTTGCTGTGTTAAACATGCAGTAGTCATCTTTGTAAAGGTCATAATCATTGTGGTAATCTGCTACAAGCGGGAACAAAGAAGGAATAATGCCATCCGTCCCGATTCAAGGTTCCAAACGATCGCGATGGACAAGTTCCTCAACGACATGGAAAGAGAAAAGCCAATCCGATTCTCTTCTCAGCAGCTAAGGATCGCCACCGATAATTACATTCACTTATTGGGTTCGGGCGGTTTTGGGGCGGTTTACAAAGGGATCTTTAGCAATGGGACACTCGTGGCAGTGAAAGTTTTAAAGGGGACTTCCAACAAGAGGATCGAAGAGCAGTTCATGGCAGAGGTAAGCACAATGGGAAGAACACACCATTTCAATTTGGTTAGACTCTATGGATTCTGTTTCGAAAGAGATTTGCAGGCTTTGGTGTATGAGTACATGGAAAAAGGATCGCTCGATCAGATCTTGTTCCGCGAAAACAAGATGATCGAATGGGAGAAGCTGATGGAGATTGGAGTTGGGACAGCAAAAGCAATAGCTTATTTGCATGAAGAGTGCCAACAGCGGATCATCCACTATGATATAAAGCCGGGTAACATTCTTTTGGATGTGAATTTTCGTCCAAAAGTGGCGGATTTTGGATTGGCGAAGCTTTGTAATAGAGACAACACTCATATGACTATGACGGGCGGGAGGGGGACTCCCGGGTATGCTGCTCCAGAGCTCTGGATGCCATTTCCGGTCACACATAAATGCGATGTTTACAGCTTTGGGATGCTTTTGTTTGAGATTGTAGGGAGGCGGAGGAACCTCGACATTAATCTCTCAGAGAGCCAGGAGTGGTTTCCAAGGTGGGTCTGGAAGAAGTTCGAGAGAGGTGAATTTGGTGAGATGATTGTGGCTTGCGGGATCGAAGACAGAGATAGAGAGGAGGTTGAGAGAATGGTTACAGTTGCCTTGTGGTGTGTTCAGTATCGTCCGCATGCGAGACCTAACATGAGTGTTGTTGTGAAGATGTTGGAAGGTGGGATGGAAATTCCGACGCCATTAAACCCGTTTGAACACTTGGTTGTCGGCACTCCGGTCCAGATGATCTGGGGCGATAGCGGTTTTGATACAACATCCTCTCAGCTGACAGAGACAACAGCATCTTCTCATGTGTGTGCTACTCCTGTTATGAGGAGATACGAGATCGAAATCGCTTCCACTTAA